The following coding sequences are from one Deltaproteobacteria bacterium window:
- a CDS encoding S1 RNA-binding domain-containing protein, protein MTTEQTEHTEQVEQERPAATEDFASMLAHEEPTPALVEGQIVKGRVVQISDDSVFVDIQEKGEAIIARAELEDNQGNLEVGVDDEVEATVISTDGEIRLSRKLLKGMKARALLESAVANGLPVEGKVMGVVKGGYEIAVAGLRAFCPFSQIDMRRVESSDIYLNQVLEFRVSRYGDNGRNIVLSRRQLLEEAARKAADEVRQKIVPGAVLPGTVSSLTDFGAFVDLGGIQGLVHVSELSHSRVAKAADLLQVGQNVTVKVLKVDEKSGKGKISLSMKALEGDPWTAVAGQLRERQLVKGRIVRAMDFGAFVELLPGVDGLLHLSEVPRNLQGQVREAAEKQEEVTVLILGIDQEKKRISLALAPEGSEPGGQLESTVAVGSVMTGTVDRVEPFGLFVRIGPGQTGLIPNAEMGTQRGADHRREFAPGTEVEVLVLGIEEGGKRIRLSRSKAQAQKEQVETQAYLKGAVPKGRGFGVTLGDLLQQSRKR, encoded by the coding sequence TCAGCGACGACAGCGTGTTTGTGGATATCCAGGAAAAGGGCGAAGCTATCATCGCCCGCGCCGAACTCGAAGATAACCAGGGCAATCTGGAAGTTGGCGTCGATGACGAAGTCGAAGCCACCGTGATCAGTACCGATGGGGAAATTCGCCTGTCGCGCAAGCTGCTCAAAGGCATGAAAGCGCGCGCCCTGCTGGAAAGCGCCGTCGCGAATGGCCTGCCGGTGGAAGGGAAGGTTATGGGTGTCGTCAAAGGTGGATACGAGATTGCCGTCGCCGGACTGCGCGCTTTCTGCCCCTTCTCGCAAATCGATATGCGCCGGGTAGAGTCGTCGGATATCTATCTTAATCAGGTGCTGGAGTTTCGCGTGTCTCGCTACGGCGACAACGGACGGAATATCGTGCTCTCCCGCCGGCAGTTGCTCGAAGAAGCGGCACGAAAAGCTGCCGACGAGGTGCGTCAGAAAATCGTCCCTGGTGCGGTGTTGCCGGGAACGGTCTCCTCGCTGACGGATTTCGGTGCCTTCGTGGACCTGGGCGGCATCCAGGGGTTGGTGCATGTGTCCGAGCTGTCCCATTCGCGTGTGGCCAAAGCCGCCGATCTGCTCCAGGTCGGCCAGAACGTGACCGTGAAAGTGCTCAAGGTTGACGAGAAGAGCGGCAAAGGAAAGATCTCGCTCAGCATGAAAGCCCTGGAAGGCGATCCCTGGACAGCGGTGGCCGGGCAGTTGCGCGAACGGCAACTCGTCAAAGGTCGCATCGTGCGGGCCATGGATTTCGGCGCGTTCGTGGAGTTGCTCCCCGGCGTGGATGGGTTGTTGCACTTGAGCGAAGTGCCGCGCAACCTGCAAGGACAAGTCAGAGAGGCGGCGGAGAAACAAGAAGAAGTCACGGTGCTGATCCTCGGCATCGACCAGGAAAAAAAGCGCATTTCGCTTGCACTTGCCCCCGAAGGGAGCGAACCCGGCGGACAGTTGGAATCCACGGTGGCGGTAGGCTCGGTCATGACCGGGACTGTGGATCGCGTGGAACCGTTTGGCCTGTTCGTGCGGATCGGACCTGGACAGACCGGGTTGATCCCGAACGCCGAGATGGGGACGCAGCGTGGTGCCGACCATCGTCGAGAGTTCGCTCCAGGGACGGAAGTCGAAGTGCTGGTGCTAGGGATCGAGGAAGGGGGGAAGCGGATTCGCCTCTCGCGCTCGAAGGCACAGGCGCAGAAAGAGCAGGTGGAAACCCAAGCCTACCTCAAGGGTGCCGTGCCGAAAGGTCGGGGATTCGGTGTGACCCTGGGCGATCTTCTTCAGCAGAGTCGGAAGAGATAA